From Candidatus Manganitrophus noduliformans, one genomic window encodes:
- a CDS encoding DUF2231 domain-containing protein has translation METLLPGMAALRNNIHPLLIHFPIAFFLGALVMEGMAVLHDEKFHFAATWMLYLGTLSALVALPTGFIAANIVAATDPRGHDAPGHDFIHIHRNWMIASTAVGILLTGYLFWINQKKNWASHRWRLLLGLAVLSTLVALGADRGGRLVFEFGTGINPAVLKTAAEGADHGDDNGNHH, from the coding sequence ATGGAAACACTGCTTCCCGGGATGGCCGCGCTTCGAAATAACATCCATCCCTTGCTGATCCACTTTCCGATCGCCTTCTTTCTGGGTGCGCTTGTGATGGAGGGAATGGCGGTCCTGCATGATGAAAAATTTCATTTCGCCGCGACCTGGATGCTCTACTTAGGAACCCTTTCGGCGCTGGTCGCCCTTCCGACCGGATTCATCGCCGCCAACATTGTTGCGGCGACCGACCCGCGCGGCCACGACGCTCCCGGACATGATTTCATCCACATTCACCGGAACTGGATGATCGCTTCCACCGCCGTAGGAATCCTTCTCACGGGGTACCTTTTCTGGATCAACCAGAAAAAGAATTGGGCCTCCCATCGCTGGAGGCTCCTGCTGGGGCTGGCGGTCTTGTCGACGCTGGTTGCCCTGGGGGCCGACCGGGGCGGCCGATTGGTCTTCGAATTCGGCACGGGGATAAATCCTGCAGTTCTCAAAACGGCTGCAGAAGGGGCCGACCATGGAGACGACAATGGGAACCACCACTGA